The Tautonia plasticadhaerens nucleotide sequence CATCATCATCGCCGAATCAGGATACCGGCGCCTCACCTCCAGGTACCGGCCCAGCGAGGCGGCGAAGCCGAAGCCGATCGGCTCCAGGATCGGGTCGATCCGGAACGGGATGCCGTGCTTCGAGAGGGACTCGACCGACGCGTCCAGCCCTTCGAGCGTGCCGACCCGGTCGGGGATGACCACGACCTCGGCCCCCCAGTCCCCGGCCCGATCCCGGTTCGAGCCGTCGACGCTCAGGACGAGGTCCGCCCCCGCCTCGACCGCCCGAGCGACCTCGACCGGGTCGAAGCTGTCGACCGAGACGCGGTGGCCCCGCTCCCGGAGGGCGACGACCGCCTCGGCCACCCCGGGCCAGGGGCCGCCTGGGTCGCAACCGAGGTCGATCCGGTCGGCCCCCTCGGCGGCGAAGCGGTCGGCCTGGGAGAGCAGTTGGTCGAGGGGCAGGGTCGGGGCGTGGTTGATCTCGGCCAGGATCTCGATGTCGAAGGCGCCATAGCCCTCGGCGTCCGGGGAGTCGAGTCCGAAGGACCGGGGGAGGTCGCGGAGGTCGTCCGGCCCGCGTTCGACCGGGACGCCCCCGGCCTTCTCGACCACCGGTGCGAGGTCCCCCTTGCACATCCCGGGCAGGATGACGCGGTCGACTCCCGGGGGGACCTCCAGGTGCCGGGCGATCCAGGGGGTCGGCATCAGGGCGGCGACGGTGATCGGCAGGACCGCGACCTCGGCCTCGACGCCGGCCCGGGGCGCCAGGTCGTCGAGCACCTGGCGGAGGGCGAACTCGGCGAGCCGTCCGGTGATGAACAGGAGGCGAGGTCGGGGGCAAGGGCGGTCGTTCGGCATGGGTCGATTGTCGCACCCGCCCCGGCCGGTCCGTCAACGGGACTCCGGAATCCCCTCCGTCGCAGCGACGTAATCCGCCAGCACCCGGACGTTCTCCGAGAAGGTGGCCGACTCGATGATCGGCGAGCCGTTCTTCGCCCGCTCGACCCAGGCGCCCCGGTCGTCCATCGCGTCGATCACCTCCCGGGCCCGCCGGGCGAGCCCGAGTGTCAGCCTCGGCGGCGACCGGGAGGGTTCGGCATCCGAGGGGGGGCCGGACTGCCGGAGCCGTTCATATTCGGCGGCGATGCGGTCGACCCGGGAGTTCTGGATGAAGCCGTAGTGCGTCGGCATGTCGTCGCTGCTGTAGGTGAGCCTGTAATCCTTCGTGAAGTAGAGCGGCCGGTTCGTCCGGAGCTCGAAGAAGCGGGCGATCCGGCCGTCGGGGAACTGGGAGCGTCGGAGGTAGTCGAGGGCCCGGGGGACCGGCTCCAGGTACTTCTCGTCGCCGGTGACGCGGTAGAGGCGCATCAACGTCTCGATGATCGTCTGCGACTCGTACCCGCTGATCGCCGGGGGCTCGAACTTGCGGGACCACTCGGGGTGCATGGCGACGTTGTACTGCTGGGCCCAGGCGGGTTGGGGGTCGGGCATCTGGGAGAGGATGAGGAAGTCGCCGGCCTTCTTCGCCGAGTCGAGGTAGCGGGGGTCGTCGTAGGTCCGGTACGCCAGGAGCAGGGTGTCGATCATGTCGGACATGAGGTGGTCGTTCAGGACGTACCGGCCGAGCCAGTCGTTCGGCCACTCGCGCTTCCAGGTCTCGGGGTAGGAGGCGGGCGTGACCGGGTAGTCCTCCTCCGAGGGGGGCTCGGGGAACTCCTCCCACCAGACGTACCAGCCGCCGTTGGGGTGCTGGGCGCGGAGGATCGATTCGAGGGCATAGCCGGCAGCCTCGTGGATTCGCTCGTTCTCGAAGCCGAGGGCCTCGTCCAGGCGGACGAGGAACCGGACCGACGCCTGGGTGGTGTCGTCGTCGAGGGTGGTGAAGCGGCGGTCGCGCTTCGAGCCCTTCGCCCCGGGCGGGTTGTCTCGATAGGCGTAGTCGAGCCGCTCAGCAGGGTCGAAGGCGATCGAGTAGGCCCAGCCGCCGGAGCGCATCTGGCCCCGGCAGAGGGCCTCGCCGGCGTCCCGGGCGGCGTCGAGCAGGTCGGGGTCGCCGGTGGCGAGGGCGGCGTCGAGCATCGCCTCGCCGACGGTCGGGGTGCCGGGGGGCTGGACCCAGGCGGTCGACGGGCCGACGACCGCCTCCCCCCGGCGGTCGGTCAGGTCCGAGCTGTACCGCCAGACGTACCCGCCGTGGGCGGACACCTCCCGGTGGAAGAACCCGACCGCGGCACGGAGGGCCCGCTCGGCCTCGGCCCGGGACGGGTCGTCGGCCCCGGGGGCCGGGGAGCCGAGCGCCAAGCAGGTCGCACCGAGCAAGAAGATCGACCAGGGTCGTCGAGGCATGGATCAGCCCTCCGTCATCGGATCGCCCCGCCGTTGACCCGGACGACCTGCCCGGTCAGGAACGAGGCGCCGGGCCCGACCAGGAACCGGACCACCTCGGCCACGTCCTGCGGGGTGCCCCATCGGCCCATCGGGGCCTCGGAGACGGCCCGACGCTGCCAGTCGTCGGACGCCTTCTCGCCCCAGGAGGTCTTGATCCATCCGGGGGCGAGGCAGTTGACCCGGACCTCGGGGGCGAGGCCCAGCGCGAGGCTCTTCGAGAAGCCCATCACCGCCCCCTTCGTGGCGGCGAACAGCTCCCCGGAGTCCCCCTCCATCCCCGTCTCGGCCTGGTCCCAGCCCATCGTCAGGATCACGCCGCGGCCCTGCTGCTTCATCCGCCGGCCGACCCGCCGGCAGAGGCGCATGGCGGCCACCACGTCGACGGCCCAGAGCAGGTCGAGCTTGGCGTCGAAGTCGAGCCGGGAGGCGTCGCCGGTCAGAGTGTCGGCCCCGGCGACCTGCACCCAGGCGTCGAGCCCGCCCCAGGTCGCCCACGCCTCGTCGACCAGCCGGTCCCCCGCGTCCCGGTCGGCCAGGTCGGCCATGAGCACGGCGGCCCGGCCGACGCCGAGATGCCGGCACTCGTCGGCGACGGCCTCGGCCTGCTCCCGGGAGCGCCGGCCGTGGACGATCACGTCGGCCCCCGATCGGGCCAGGGCGATCGCCGAGGCCCGGCCGATCCCGGAGGTCGAGCCGAGCACGATGGCGCGGAGGCCCTGGAGTTCGGCGGGAGGCATCGGGGGGATCCTGGGGGGATGAAGACCTCACGCAGGGTCGCAGAGTCGCGGAGGAGAATCAAGGGGGGGAGCAGGCCCCGCTCCGTCCCCCTCCGCGTCTCCGCGACCCTGCGGGAGATCTCCTCCTCTCCCTCATCCCGGCCTCCCCGCCTCGTAGGAGAGCGCCCAGCCCGGCTTCGTCACGGGCCGGTGGCCTTCGGGGTGGGGGCGGGTGATCGGCCCGTAGAGTTCGGGGCGTCGGGCGTCGAGGTAGCGCCGGCCGGAGGCGCCGGCGAAGGCCTCGGGGGTGAGCAGGGCCACGGCGAGGCCGTCTCCCAGGGCCGAGCACTCGGCCAGGACCTCGCCGTGGGGGTCGAGGATCAGCGACAGCCCCGGCTTGATCGTGTCGAAGTCGACGCCGACGGGGTTGGAGAAGACGTAGTAGACGCCGTTCTCCCAGGCCCGGGTCGGGAGCCATCGCATCAGCCATCCCCGGCCCTTGGGCCCCTGGAACTCCTGGCGGAGGCGGGAGGGGTCGCGCTCCCGGTTCTCCCAGAGGGCGCGGTCGACGGTCCCCCGGCCCGGCATGGTCGACGGCAGGCAGCCGGTGACGTGGGGGGCGACGATCACCTCGGCGCCCAGCAGGGTGGTGGCCCGGGCGTTCTCGGGCAGGTTGTTGTCGTAGCAGGTCAGGATGCCGACCCGGACGCCACCCAGGTCGAACACCGTGTACCCCTCCCCCGGCGAGAGGTGGGGGCTGATGAAGACATGGAGCTTCCGGTGCCGGGCGAGGAACCCGTCCGGCCCGACAGCGACGTAGCAATTATACAGGTCCCCGTCGTCGTCGATCTCCACCAGCCCGGCCATCACGACCACGCCGTGCTCCCGGGCGATCCCGATCAGCGCCTCCGTCGACGGCCCGTCCGGGACCGGCTCGGCCCAGGAGGCGAGCGTCGGCCGGTCGAGGGTCTGGAGCACGGTGTAGCCGGGGATGCTGCACTCGTGGAAGCAGACGACCTCGGCCCCCTGCTCGACGGCCTGTCGGGTCAGCTCCCGGATCCGGGAGAGGTTGGCGAGCTTGTCGCCGTCCCGGTGCTCGAACTGGGCGGAGGCGAAGCGGATGTCCCGCATGGGTGGTCTTCCCTCGAACTAGGCCCTCGACATCGGTGCGACCGGCAGGATACCCCGGAGCAGGGGGCGATGGCAGCGGCCGGGCCGCGGGACGGACACCGAAGCGGCTCGGCACCATCTCCCCACCCCGGCGAGTCGCGTCCTCGGACGCGACTCGACGCCTCAATCCGACGAGGAGTCCGCCGGTGTGTCCTCCACCTCCGGCTCGGTGATCGCCAGGTCCTGGTCGACCGGCACGTCCTCCAGGACCGTCTCGGCACCGGAGGGCCAGCGGACGGCCAGGCGGTCGATCGACTCGGCGTCTCCCAGGCCGATCAGGACGCGGGGGTCGTTGGTCGAGAGCATGCTCGTGCCGGACTTCCGCTGGCGGTGGATGGTCAGCTCGCCGAGTTCGGCGGTGATGATCGCGCCGACGGCGTCCCGGTTGCTCCGGGTGCCGGTCAGGAGGAGTCGGATCCAGTGGCGATCGGCCCGGGGGGTGTCGTTGCGGAGGATCGCGGGCCGCTCGTCCTTGTGGCTGACGACGATGTCGAGGTCGCCGTCGTCGTCGAGGTCGCCGAAGGCGGCGCCCCGGCCGACGTGCCCGGCGTCGAAGTAGGGGCCGGCGTCCCGGGTGGCGAGCTTGAAGCGTCGGCTGGTGGGGTCGCCCCCCAGGGCGACGTTGCTCATAAGCAGCGCGGGCTCCTCGTACTCGTAGTCCGGGTGGTTGGCGTCGACGTGGCCGTTCGTGACGAAGCAATCGGGCCAGCCGTCGGAGTCGAAGTCGGCCAGGGCGGTGCCCCAGCCGACCCAGGGGCGGCTGTCCTGCGAGAGCCCGTAGAACGGGGTCATGTCGGTGAAGAAGCCGTCCCCGGTGTTGCGGTAGAGGGTGTTGTACTCGTTCTGGAAGTTGGTCACGAAGAGGTCGGGCAGTCCGTCGCCGTCGACGTCCTCGGCGTCGACCCCCATGCCGGACTGGGCCATGCCGTCGATGTCGAAGGCGGCGCCCGAGGTCTCGGTGGCGTCGGTGAAGGTGCCGTCCCCCTTGTTCAGGAAGAGGAAGTTGGGGTTCTGGTCGTTGGCGACGTAGAGGTCGGCCAGGCCGTCGGCGTTCAGATCCGCCGCGACGACGCCGAAGCCGTGGCCGTCGGCGCGGCCGACGCCGGCCTCGTCGGTCACGTCGGTGAACGTCAGGTCGCCTTCGTTGCGGAAGAGGACGTGCTTGACGGTCCGGATCTGCCGGGGGGAGCAATAGAGCCGGATGCCCCGGTCCTCGAAGCCGCACCACTTGTCGTCCTCGGGGAGCCTCCAGTCGCCGTGGATGGCGACGTAGAGGT carries:
- a CDS encoding nitrilase family protein; translation: MRDIRFASAQFEHRDGDKLANLSRIRELTRQAVEQGAEVVCFHECSIPGYTVLQTLDRPTLASWAEPVPDGPSTEALIGIAREHGVVVMAGLVEIDDDGDLYNCYVAVGPDGFLARHRKLHVFISPHLSPGEGYTVFDLGGVRVGILTCYDNNLPENARATTLLGAEVIVAPHVTGCLPSTMPGRGTVDRALWENRERDPSRLRQEFQGPKGRGWLMRWLPTRAWENGVYYVFSNPVGVDFDTIKPGLSLILDPHGEVLAECSALGDGLAVALLTPEAFAGASGRRYLDARRPELYGPITRPHPEGHRPVTKPGWALSYEAGRPG
- a CDS encoding DUF6513 domain-containing protein, with protein sequence MPNDRPCPRPRLLFITGRLAEFALRQVLDDLAPRAGVEAEVAVLPITVAALMPTPWIARHLEVPPGVDRVILPGMCKGDLAPVVEKAGGVPVERGPDDLRDLPRSFGLDSPDAEGYGAFDIEILAEINHAPTLPLDQLLSQADRFAAEGADRIDLGCDPGGPWPGVAEAVVALRERGHRVSVDSFDPVEVARAVEAGADLVLSVDGSNRDRAGDWGAEVVVIPDRVGTLEGLDASVESLSKHGIPFRIDPILEPIGFGFAASLGRYLEVRRRYPDSAMMMGVGNLTELTDVDSAGMNVALIGVCQEVGVGSVLTTAVINWARSSVREIDLARRLSYHAVTNRTLPKHLEPGLVTLRDPKVPRFGRDTLEELQRRIRDPNWRIFAEDGVIYALNHQHFLADADPFALFDRMGVADPEHAFYLGYELAKARTALTLDKHYRQDQALDWGYLTEPEVGAVERRKRERRQHRGRPEGGSGEAGA
- a CDS encoding CRTAC1 family protein — protein: MDHPDSSRTPASAGARPRPTIGRLDPLLGATLVSLTLLGLGSGCGGGDPTAAGAPKADSAAPDRGELDQDPFPHVDGEAQAANPMVPQEPSPFRFEEISRTAGIDFDHVSGMTDERYYPSANASGVAIMDADGDGLMDLYFASCTLLPLGSSDLGGNRLYLNNGDGTYRDGTEASGLGFRGFNHGIVAHDFDGDGDTDVFLACYGPNRLYRNDGDGTFTDISESAGVENMGRTVVDRQADASGEIVESERALVNWASGGAAIDYDLDGDLDLYVAIHGDWRLPEDDKWCGFEDRGIRLYCSPRQIRTVKHVLFRNEGDLTFTDVTDEAGVGRADGHGFGVVAADLNADGLADLYVANDQNPNFLFLNKGDGTFTDATETSGAAFDIDGMAQSGMGVDAEDVDGDGLPDLFVTNFQNEYNTLYRNTGDGFFTDMTPFYGLSQDSRPWVGWGTALADFDSDGWPDCFVTNGHVDANHPDYEYEEPALLMSNVALGGDPTSRRFKLATRDAGPYFDAGHVGRGAAFGDLDDDGDLDIVVSHKDERPAILRNDTPRADRHWIRLLLTGTRSNRDAVGAIITAELGELTIHRQRKSGTSMLSTNDPRVLIGLGDAESIDRLAVRWPSGAETVLEDVPVDQDLAITEPEVEDTPADSSSD
- a CDS encoding SDR family NAD(P)-dependent oxidoreductase; the encoded protein is MPPAELQGLRAIVLGSTSGIGRASAIALARSGADVIVHGRRSREQAEAVADECRHLGVGRAAVLMADLADRDAGDRLVDEAWATWGGLDAWVQVAGADTLTGDASRLDFDAKLDLLWAVDVVAAMRLCRRVGRRMKQQGRGVILTMGWDQAETGMEGDSGELFAATKGAVMGFSKSLALGLAPEVRVNCLAPGWIKTSWGEKASDDWQRRAVSEAPMGRWGTPQDVAEVVRFLVGPGASFLTGQVVRVNGGAIR